The Acomys russatus chromosome 1, mAcoRus1.1, whole genome shotgun sequence genome has a window encoding:
- the C1H14orf180 gene encoding nutritionally-regulated adipose and cardiac enriched protein homolog → MRSAARVSRRDSHPQTRHPTRENEGATWGSQPPRTETDGDRKCPPSILRPRRQGCGCHGAEPQRASRHVRFREPLEVAVHYIARKDLTASTKGEF, encoded by the exons ATGAGGTCTGCAGCTCGGGTCTCTCGCCGTGATTCCCACCCACAGACACGCCATCCAACCAGAGAGAATGAGGGGGCCACGTGGGGCTCACAGCCTCCCAGGACTGAGACG GATGGTGACAGGAAATGCCCTCCATCTATCCTGAGACCCAGACGGCAAGGATGTGGATGCCATGGGGCTGAGCCACAGAGAGCTTCAAGGCACGTGCGGTTCCGAGAGCCCCTGGAGGTGGCTGTCCACT ACATTGCCCGCAAGGACCTCACAGCTTCCACCAAGGGTGAGTTCTGA